The following coding sequences lie in one Brettanomyces bruxellensis chromosome 6, complete sequence genomic window:
- the OLA1 gene encoding Obg-like ATPase (BUSCO:EOG09262JWJ) yields the protein MAGKKGKHEEEHKILLGRPGNNLKSGIVGLANVGKSTFFQAITRSPLGNPANYPFATIDPEEARVIVPSPRLDKLFKLYKPPKKVPAYITVYDIAGLTKGASKGEGLGNAFLSNIRAVDAIYQVVRCFKDPEITHIEGDVDPVRDLEIISNELRLKDIDFATKYLENVQKTADRGGQSLEVKAAKEEVKTAQKVIDLLKEGKRVANQKWDVKEVEVINKMLMLTAKPCIYLINLSERDYIRKRNKWLPKIKQWVDTNSPGDTIIPLSICLEERLSHIETDAEREAEEEKIGAHSALPKIILAMRKLLHLISFFTAGETDEVREWTIREGTKAPQAAGVIHTDLMKTFILANVMNFNDLEELGSEAAVRAAGKLMQKGKDYVVQDGDVIYFKATAGKS from the coding sequence atggCAGGAAAGAAAGGTAAACACGAAGAGGAACACAAGATTCTTCTAGGAAGACCAGGTAATAACCTTAAATCTGGTATTGTTGGTCTTGCCAACGTTGGTAAATCTACATTCTTCCAGGCAATTACTCGTTCTCCTTTGGGAAATCCAGCAAACTATCCATTTGCTACTATTGATCCAGAGGAGGCTCGTGTGATTGTTCCATCACCAAGATTGGAcaaattattcaaattataCAAACCACCTAAGAAAGTGCCGGCATACATTACTGTTTACGATATTGCTGGTTTGACCAAAGGTGCGTCCAAGGGTGAAGGTTTGGGAAATGCATTCTTGTCGAACATCAGAGCTGTCGATGCAATCTATCAGGTTGTCCGTTGCTTCAAGGATCCGGAAATTACGCATATTGAAGGTGACGTTGATCCAGTGAGAGACTTGGAAATTATCTCGAATGAATTGAGGTTGAAGGATATTGACTTCGCCACGAAATATCTTGAGAACGTCCAGAAAACTGCAGACAGGGGTGGACAATCTTTAGAGGTCAAGGCtgccaaagaagaagttaaGACTGCACAGAAGGTGATCGACTTGTTGAAGGAGGGTAAGAGAGTTGCAAATCAGAAATGGGACGTCAAGGAGGTCGAGGTGATCAACAAGATGCTCATGCTTACCGCCAAGCCATGCATCTACTTGATCAATCTGAGTGAGAGAGACTACAtcagaaagagaaataaaTGGCTCCCAAAGATTAAGCAGTGGGTTGACACCAACTCCCCAGGTGACACAATTATTCCATTGTCCATCTGTCTAGAGGAGAGGCTTTCTCACATTGAGACCGATGCCGAGAGAGAGGctgaggaggagaagattgGTGCACACTCTGCCTTGCCAAAGATTATCCTTGCTATGAGAAAGCTTTTGCATTTgatctctttcttcaccGCCGGTGAGACCGACGAGGTTAGAGAATGGACTATCAGAGAAGGTACCAAGGCACCACAAGCTGCTGGTGTTATTCACACCGATTTGATGAAGACCTTCATCTTGGCCAATGTTATGAATTTCAATGATTTGGAAGAACTTGGAAGTGAAGCTGCTGTTAGAGCCGCCGGAAAGTTGATGCAAAAGGGTAAGGACTATGTTGTTCAAGATGGTGATGTCATATACTTCAAGGCCACTGCCGGTAAGAGTTAA
- a CDS encoding uncharacterized protein (BUSCO:EOG09264ENO), translated as MLSRLMRPGVPIRLARSGVKTAVMSNYRFFSADIRRMNKEQPKKEMPKEKPQKEEPSSKKEAEIQPKKHHKPLSRMPIGTETDYSKMTIKKSPIEYLTWKSIVLFVAVGAGLTWLFNNQKEKIKLRNEAAANRGAGKPLIGGPFDLVDMNGKKYTDEDLKGHFSLIYFGFTHCPDICPDELDDMGEIIDGLKEKYKLEFQPLFITCDPVRDSPEMMKEYLGDFHPKILGLTGTYDDVKKCCKAYRVYFSTPRNVKPGQDYLVDHSIFYYLMDPEGKFIDVLGRNYDVKTAIEKIKDDMKAYVPENEREKAKKGLFGFLYK; from the coding sequence ATGCTTTCCAGATTAATGAGACCGGGCGTGCCAATCAGACTTGCACGTTCTGGGGTCAAAACAGCAGTCATGAGCAATTATCGCTTTTTCAGTGCCGACATCCGAAGAATGAACAAAGAGCAgccaaagaaggaaatgcCAAAAGAGAAGCCACAAAAGGAGGAACCTAGTAGCAAGAAGGAGGCTGAAATACAACCAAAGAAGCATCATAAGCCACTCTCAAGAATGCCTATTGGCACAGAAACGGATTACAGTAAAATGACTATCAAGAAAAGCCCAATCGAATATCTTACATGGAAGTCAATTGTGCTCTTTGTTGCCGTGGGTGCTGGACTTACCTGGCTTTTCAATaatcaaaaagagaagatcaAACTTAGAAATGAGGCTGCAGCTAACAGAGGTGCAGGAAAACCGTTAATTGGTGGACCGTTTGACTTAGTAGATATGAACGGCAAAAAGTACACGGACGAAGATCTAAAGGGACATTTCTCTCTTATCTATTTTGGATTCACCCACTGTCCGGATATCTGTCCAGATGAATTGGATGATATGGGGGAAATCATCGATGGTCTCAAGGAAAAGTACAAGCTTGAGTTCCAACCTCTTTTCATTACATGCGACCCAGTAAGAGATTCTCCTGAAATGATGAAAGAGTATCTTGGTGACTTCCATCCGAAGATTCTTGGGTTGACAGGAACTTATGATGATGTTAAGAAATGTTGCAAGGCTTATCGTGTGTACTTCTCTACACCAAGAAATGTGAAGCCAGGACAGGATTATTTGGTGGACCATTCCATTTTTTACTACTTGATGGATCCGGAGGGAAAGTTTATCGACGTTTTAGGCAGAAATTACGACGTTAAGACTGCCATCGAGAAAATCAAGGATGATATGAAGGCATATGTCCCAGAGAACGAACGGGAGAAGGCTAAAAAAGGATTATTTGGATTCTTGTACAAATGA
- the PYK1 gene encoding Pyruvate kinase (BUSCO:EOG09261QXC), with product MSTSSKLNWLVNLDVQEPRGKKNFRRSSIICTIGPKTSTVENLVKLRKAGMNIARMNFSHGSYEFHQGVINNCRKSEEIYAGRPLALALDTKGPEIRTGLTIGGKDYPYKAGETLTFTTDDKYAEKCDSKLVYVDYKNLTKVIKVGKIIFVDDGIQSFEVEEIVDDKTLKVKSLNSGNVSSKKGVNLPNTPVDLPALSEKDEADLRFGVKNHVDMVFASFIRTADDVRHIRRVLGEEGKDIKIICKIESQQGVDNFDDILKVTDGIMVARGDLGIEIPAPEVFAVQKQLIAKCNLVGKPVACATQMLESMTYNPRPTRAEVSDVGNAILDGADCVMLSGETAKGNYPCEAVTMMSQTALLAEHCFPYVSHFNEIRELTAKPVDTTETIALSAVAAVVEQSVKAVVVLSTTGATARLTSKYRPNCPILCVTRNQHTARVCHLYRGVYPFVYTAERAADWNEDIEARIQFAIKNGVEMGLLNKGDQIAVVQGHAKGLGHSNTMRILSA from the coding sequence ATGTCTACCTCATCAAAGCTTAACTGGCTCGTCAACTTGGACGTGCAAGAGCCACGcggaaagaagaacttcCGTAGATCTTCGATCATCTGCACTATTGGTCCTAAGACCAGTACTGTTGAGAACTTGGTGAAGTTGAGAAAGGCTGGTATGAACATTGCCAGAATGAACTTCTCTCACGGTTCATATGAGTTCCACCAGGGTGTCATCAACAACTGCAGAAAGTCCGAGGAGATTTACGCAGGCAGACCATTGGCTTTGGCTTTGGATACCAAGGGACCAGAGATCAGAACTGGTTTGACCATTGGCGGTAAGGACTACCCATACAAGGCTGGTGAAACTTTGACTTTCACCACCGATGACAAGTACGCTGAGAAGTGTGACAGCAAGCTTGTGTACGTTGACTACAAGAACTTGACCAAGGTCATAAAGGTTGGAAAGATCATCTTCGTTGATGATGGTATCCAGTCGTTCGAGGTTGAGGAGATCGTTGACGACAAGACCTTGAAGGTTAAGTCATTGAACAGCGGTAACGTCTCTTCCAAGAAGGGTGTCAATCTTCCAAACACCCCAGTCGACCTCCCAGCTCTTTCCGAGAAGGATGAGGCTGACTTGAGATTCGGTGTCAAGAACCATGTTGACATGGTCTTCGCTTCTTTCATCAGAACTGCCGACGATGTTAGACACATCCGTCGTGTCCTCGGTGAAGAGGGTAAGGACATCAAGATCATCTGCAAGATCGAGTCCCAGCAGGGTGTCGACAACTTCGATGACATTTTGAAGGTCACCGATGGTATCATGGTTGCCCGTGGTGACCTTGGTATCGAGATTCCAGCCCCAGAGGTGTTTGCTGTCCAGAAGCAGTTGATCGCCAAGTGCAACTTGGTCGGTAAGCCAGTTGCCTGTGCCACCCAGATGTTGGAGTCCATGACGTATAACCCACGTCCAACCAGAGCTGAGGTTTCCGATGTTGGTAACGCCATTTTGGACGGTGCTGACTGTGTCATGCTTTCCGGTGAGACTGCCAAGGGTAACTACCCATGTGAGGCTGTTACTATGATGTCTCAGACCGCTCTTCTTGCCGAGCACTGCTTCCCATACGTCTCTCACTTCAACGAGATCAGAGAGTTGACCGCCAAGCCTGTCGACACCACCGAGACCATCGCTTTGTCTGCTGTTGCCGCTGTTGTTGAGCAGTCCGTTAAGGCCGTCGTTGTTCTTTCTACAACCGGTGCTACTGCAAGATTGACCTCCAAGTACAGACCAAACTGCCCAATTCTCTGTGTCACCAGAAACCAGCACACCGCTCGTGTGTGCCATCTTTACAGAGGTGTGTATCCATTTGTCTACACTGCTGAGAGAGCTGCTGACTGGAACGAGGACATTGAGGCCAGAATTCAGTTCGCTATCAAGAACGGTGTTGAGATGGGTCTTTTGAACAAGGGCGACCAGATCGCTGTCGTCCAGGGCCACGCCAAGGGTCTTGGTCACTCTAACACCATGAGAATCTTGTCTGCTTAA
- a CDS encoding uncharacterized protein (BUSCO:EOG09260U6R), with the protein MHIVKFPWLAHRESNHSYEVYCITVSADGKRLASGGLDGKIRIWSIDTLRKYEHSILEANSSAKHDKSGKIRPKITSDSDENGSDKSSEKTITQDPSECRDLCSMSRHTGAVTCLKFSPNGRFLASGSDDRILLIWEKDEEATRLALEARKSLKNGISGSSSAFGLDSGGNGGEMEHWTVRKRLVAHDNDIQDMAWAPDSSILVTVGLDRSIIVWSGTTFEKIKRFDIHESHVKGVTFDPANKYFATCSDDRTMRIFRYRRSSPTEISFSVESVVREPFQNTPLTTYYRRCTWSPDGQYIAAPNAVNGGMCSVAIVKRGSWLSDISLLGHELPCEVCSFSPRLYRLPEENRGRSNKRHHGKSGARMSEERNHASSANSVNSTSEGGSRVNEDGKREDGKNEGGRNEDGKNENRKNAGRKNEGKNNEDEVNRSRENSKSKAMSGTHSSLSPKPASNSPPSSFSTILATGGQDRSLVIWSTASARPLVVARDLTSKTITDICWDPSGRIIFLSSLDGSITTAFFGRDELGTPIPLNQNSAQLHRYGADRESAYFPESVDQLLLEDSQRKLAGKTPVNSRMEKLMTARGFGIGKNGQSGFALPSSTSQPQKRSILMSKKPAINVLVPRSKKHPNRKINVLTLSSQKMSVTKSGKKRVTPTLISSSSGISGFTNSFASRSGLSKSTDSIKLAQKLFAKPFVRLPKAGLQTLVSGVRDNLIQLPPSNSSSLSTSNFSNSSLLSSSSSGNQLSLAGKVRGGASGGFPPLLLLNSPRKHKTPSRSSLASRRLKHFGRYPAFWADSALESSANIEKLPNTIVAQKKSNLNGTPFRYVLEVRNQKDSVPRKEVGQPVVSTAFCVGASKKTMEYFVNGKVKQVAESQFEARSSHNMVEYWAIATQTGCISILTKTGRQFMPPIQLGSELSHLLAAGKFLLAITFDGLVYTWNLQAGLAIVDGISLSPLISPLAQYDSHRRKFQNKVKFASVSLLPSNGIPLIGLTNGDLYTFDVGLGVWVNIIDSRYTEQLDLADLKKCLSFDQISLQRLAFRVITAKSKQSHHSQQKTADSNALKSPWTKQFCESFEQNVGNIKRRIKKSIDDA; encoded by the coding sequence ATGCATATTGTGAAATTCCCGTGGCTCGCCCATCGGGAAAGTAACCACAGCTATGAAGTCTACTGCATCACAGTTAGTGCCGATGGTAAAAGACTAGCATCAGGGGGATTGGACGGCAAGATTCGAATATGGTCAATTGACACACTCCGGAAATACGAGCATAGCATTTTGGAGGCCAATTCCAGTGCGAAGCATGACAAATCAGGCAAGATCCGGCCAAAAATAACATCAGACAGTGATGAGAACGGATCTGATAAAAGCAGTGAAAAGACAATTACACAGGATCCAAGTGAGTGCCGGGACCTCTGTTCGATGAGTCGCCACACAGGTGCGGTCACGTGCCTTAAGTTCTCGCCAAATGGCCGTTTTTTGGCGTCTGGATCCGATGATCGGATTCTTTTAATCtgggaaaaagatgaagaggcCACCAGGCTGGCTCTGGAAGCCAGGAAATCGCTGAAAAACGGCATAAGCGGCAGTTCTTCAGCATTCGGGCTTGACTCAGGGGGCAACGGGGGCGAGATGGAGCACTGGACGGTGAGAAAAAGACTTGTTGCACATGATAACGACATCCAGGACATGGCATGGGCTCCAGATTCGTCTATATTGGTTACAGTAGGCCTCGACCGTTCCATCATAGTGTGGTCAGGCACAAcgtttgaaaaaattaagcgGTTCGATATTCACGAGAGTCATGTCAAGGGGGTGACGTTCGATCCTGCCAACAAGTACTTTGCCACGTGCTCTGATGACCGAACAATGAGGATTTTTAGATACAGGCGGTCCTCACCGACTGAGATAAGCTTTTCCGTCGAAAGTGTAGTCCGGGAACCGTTCCAAAATACGCCATTGACTACATACTACAGGAGATGCACGTGGTCTCCGGATGGGCAGTATATTGCAGCTCCCAATGCAGTGAATGGCGGAATGTGCTCTGTTGCAATAGTTAAGCGAGGCTCCTGGCTCTCAGATATCTCCCTTCTGGGACATGAGCTTCCTTGTGAAGTGTGCAGCTTTTCTCCCAGATTGTATCGCCTGCCCGAAGAGAACAGAGGGCGATCAAACAAACGGCACCATGGCAAATCTGGTGCACGGATGAGCGAGGAAAGGAACCATGCCAGCTCGGCTAATAGCGTAAATTCGACAAGCGAGGGCGGGAGCAGGGTGAATGAAGATGGGAAGAgagaagatggaaagaatgAAGGTGGAAGGAACGAAGATGggaagaatgaaaatagaaagaatGCAGGTAGAAAGAACGAAggtaaaaataatgaagatgaagtaaACAGAAGCAGGGAAAACTCGAAGTCAAAAGCAATGTCAGGAACACATTCTTCCTTGTCACCCAAACCGGCTTCCAATTCTCCTCCATCGTCTTTTTCCACTATTCTTGCTACAGGTGGCCAGGATAGATCTCTTGTGATATGGAGCACAGCCTCGGCAAGACCACTAGTTGTTGCAAGAGATCTGACCAGCAAGACCATTACTGATATATGCTGGGATCCATCTGGCCGCATTATCTTTCTCAGTTCGTTAGATGGATCGATAACGACTGCATTTTTTGGCAGAGATGAACTGGGCACCCCAATTCCACTCAATCAGAATTCCGCCCAGTTACACAGGTACGGAGCAGATAGAGAGAGTGCATATTTCCCGGAAAGTGTTGACCAGCTTCTTCTAGAAGATAGCCAACGGAAACTCGCAGGAAAAACACCAGTAAACTCTCGTATGGAGAAACTGATGACTGCACGAGGTTTCGGCATTGGTAAAAATGGCCAGAGCGGATTTGCATTGCCGTCCTCAACATCCCAGCCCCAGAAAAGAAGTATTCTGATGTCTAAGAAGCCTGCAATCAACGTGCTTGTCCCACGGTCCAAAAAACACCCAAACAGAAAGATAAACGTGCTCACATTGAGCTCTCAGAAGATGTCGGTGACCAAATCCGGCAAAAAACGGGTTACACCGACGCTTATATCGTCCTCATCCGGTATTTCTGGATTTACCAACTCTTTTGCATCCAGATCAGGCCTCTCTAAAAGTACTGATTCGATCAAACTTGCACAAAAGCTCTTTGCTAAGCCTTTTGTTCGACTCCCAAAGGCAGGTCTTCAAACACTCGTTTCCGGTGTTCGTGACAATCTTATTCAACTTCCTCCTTCTAATTCAAGCTCCTTGAGCACTTCCAACTTCTCAAATTCCAGCTTgctttcatcttcctcgtCCGGAAACCAGCTTTCACTGGCCGGAAAAGTGCGAGGTGGTGCATCTGGCGGATTCCCGCCAttacttcttttgaattcaCCCAGGAAGCACAAAACGCCGTCCAGATCAAGCCTGGCATCGAGAAGATTGAAGCACTTTGGCAGGTATCCGGCATTCTGGGCTGACAGTGCTCTCGAGTCCTCTGCaaacattgaaaaattaCCAAATACAATCGTCGcacagaagaaaagcaaccTGAATGGTACTCCATTTAGGTACGTGCTTGAAGTTCGTAATCAGAAAGATAGTGTGCCTCGAAAAGAAGTAGGTCAACCAGTTGTCTCTACAGCTTTTTGTGTTGGGGCATCCAAGAAGACAATGGAGTACTTCGTGAACGGGAAGGTGAAACAGGTGGCAGAATCGCAGTTCGAAGCCCGCAGTTCGCATAACATGGTCGAGTATTGGGCAATTGCTACTCAGACTGGATGTATCAGTATACTAACTAAGACAGGAAGACAATTTATGCCACCTATACAACTTGGAAGCGAGCTTTCACACTTGCTGGCAGCAGGGAAGTTTTTGCTTGCTATCACTTTTGACGGCCTTGTTTACACTTGGAATCTCCAGGCTGGCCTGGCTATAGTTGATGGCATTTCTTTGTCACCATTGATCAGTCCTCTTGCTCAGTATGACAGCCACCGCCGAAAGTTCCAGAATAAAGTCAAATTTGCATCCGTTTCACTTTTACCATCCAATGGTATTCCACTCATTGGACTCACAAACGGCGACCTCTACACCTTTGACGTCGGTTTGGGTGTCTGGGTTAACATCATTGATTCGAGATATACTGAACAGCTCGATCTTGCggatttgaagaaatgcCTCTCTTTTGACCAAATAAGCTTGCAGAGACTTGCATTCAGAGTAATAACGGCCAAGTCAAAGCAGTCACATCATTCACAGCAGAAAACAGCGGATAGCAATGCTTTAAAGTCTCCATGGACCAAACAGTTCTGTGAATCATTTGAACAGAATGTCGGCAACATCAAGCGTCGCATAAAGAAGTCGATCGACGACGCATGA
- the RPL38 gene encoding 60S ribosomal protein L38 (BUSCO:EOG09265OQH) yields MAREITDIKQFVELARRADVKKATVKINYKLNAKGRTFKQTKFKIRGAKYLYTLIVNDATKAKKLTQSLPPTLKVTRA; encoded by the exons ATGGCT AGAGAAATAACCGATATCAAGCAATTTGTTGAGCTTGCCAGAAGAGCTGACGTTAAGAAGGCCACCGTTAAGATCAACTACAAGTTGAATGCTAAGGGAAGAACCTTCAAGCAGACGAAGTTCAAGATCAGAGGTGCCAAGTACTTGTACACTTTGATTGTTAACGATGCAACCAAGGCTAAGAAGTTGACCCAGTCTCTTCCACCAACTTTGAAGGTTACCCGCGCTTAA
- a CDS encoding uncharacterized protein (BUSCO:EOG0926420U), translating to MDFEELLQGEINKKKKVIEESQKGREYVKAVDIEKEELREQQQIDELKLEEEQKLHKGSKQHRFEKGNKESDESNFVSYYGVTKAKEKNEQLLNAEIGLRKLKEPVRRYGESDKDVITRYKKFKYGTAENEERIVDENATKSESKGEDKSENNDKSNEDKTGEEDESEKDNSEVVRSENVDKDRNDIENMDKDRNDNDNDHKGICENESKTEDTEENKSEEKRNYEVEEDDQKEDNNSTDKHTNSPVEKHTELNVDKNKESIKSTGHTKDTDMITSTKPEESDAVIKIEKNDISKNLHKAAMVCREYIKSVLRQWEESNKAIGNKDQQKKQDALLLETKRWLVPLLVKIKRDELDQDLAITLSTTLYNLQNGKYIEAESNYMELSVGNVAWPIGVASVSIHSRAAQARINGESGGISNIMKDEKMRRWILAVKRVMSFVQRSEKLPLYEK from the coding sequence ATGGACTTTGAAGAATTACTACAAGGTGAaatcaacaagaaaaagaaggtgaTTGAGGAGTCCCAAAAGGGAAGAGAGTATGTGAAGGCAgttgatattgaaaaagaagaacttaGAGAACAGCAACAGATTGAtgaattaaaattggaGGAAGAGCAAAAGTTGCACAAGGGCTCAAAACAGCACAGGTTTGAGAAGggaaacaaagaaagtGATGAGTCTAATTTTGTGTCATATTATGGAGTaacaaaagcaaaagagaagaatgaACAATTATTGAATGCAGAGATTGGATTAAGGAAACTGAAAGAACCAGTAAGGAGATACGGAGAATCGGATAAGGATGTGATAACACGGTATAAGAAGTTTAAATATGGGACTGCGGAAAATGAGGAAAGGATAGTGGATGAGAATGCAACTAAAAGTGAAAGTAAAGGCGAAGATAAGAGTgagaataatgataaaagTAATGAGGATAAGACTggggaagaagatgagagTGAGAAAGATAATAGTGAAGTGGTTAGAAGTGAAAATGTGGATAAAGACAGAAacgatattgaaaatatggataaAGACAGAAAcgataatgataatgatcATAAAGGCATATGCGAGAATGAGAGCAAAACTGAGGATACCGAGGAAAATAAGAGTGAAGAAAAGCGCAATtatgaagttgaagaggatgatCAGAAGGAGGATAATAATAGCACAGATAAACATACTAATTCTCCTGTTGAAAAGCATACAGAGCTTAATGTGGACAAGAATAAAGAATCGATAAAATCTACAGGGCATACAAAGGATACTGATATGATAACATCAACGAAACCCGAAGAATCAGACGCTGTGatcaaaattgaaaaaaatgatatctCGAAGAATTTACACAAGGCTGCGATGGTATGCCGAgaatatattaaaagtGTACTTAGACAATGGGAGGAAAGTAATAAAGCTATAGGAAATAAGGAccagcaaaaaaagcaggatgCACTTCTTTTGGAGACAAAAAGATGGTTGGTTCCACTACTAGTAAAGATCAAGCGAGATGAACTCGACCAAGACCTTGCGATCACACTTTCCACAACATTGTATAATCTCCAGAATGGAAAGTACATTGAAGCAGAAAGCAACTATATGGAGTTGAGTGTGGGAAATGTGGCCTGGCCAATTGGTGTGGCTTCAGTGAGTATTCACAGTAGAGCCGCTCAGGCAAGAATAAATGGTGAAAGTGGAGGAATCAGTAATATCATGAAGGACGAAAAGATGAGGCGTTGGATTCTTGCTGTCAAAAGGGTCATGAGTTTTGTTCAAAGAAGCGAGAAACTTCCACTGTATGAGAAATGA